One segment of Leptospirillum ferrooxidans C2-3 DNA contains the following:
- a CDS encoding DPP IV N-terminal domain-containing protein, producing MENNNTSFFHQPIRVVSPLSLVLILFTTLFFMSHGEKANAIDLSVISNQTGLMFKLAYIPLTQGAVASSKATKEAQDLIFRDLVESGYFDVSIPSNEAVSKLQAISLTGEGTSMLASGGYEGVAAARVTEDGTGTHVLGVVRDPVSGKVLLSREYTTSGAARHAIHRFVDDVIFQFTGLKGIAMAKIAFIGKNPRRGYDLYAMDFDGEGLHRLTFDHVLAYSPAWSLKTHQIAYVSYLHMDPQILVYDLRTGRRTALARFPGLNITPDFSRDGIHLAVALSKGNRSQRTEIYVTTLKDKTFNRLTFSRSNNLSPSWSPSGNQIAFVSDRDGHPQIFVMDSDGTNVHRITYNGFYNVSPAWGPSGDLVAFVCMNDRHRPKICLTTPDGSRSIQITHGRGQDDSPDWSPDGRSIIYSHQVRGKSVIMKMFLDGSHTHRIGTFPRDVITPMWAIP from the coding sequence ATGGAAAATAACAATACTTCCTTTTTTCATCAGCCAATACGCGTTGTTTCTCCCCTATCTCTGGTATTGATCCTTTTCACCACTCTCTTCTTCATGAGCCATGGAGAAAAGGCCAATGCGATCGATCTGAGCGTGATATCCAACCAGACCGGCCTGATGTTCAAACTTGCCTATATACCACTGACACAGGGGGCGGTGGCATCATCGAAGGCGACCAAGGAGGCGCAGGATCTTATTTTTCGGGATCTGGTGGAGTCAGGGTACTTCGATGTCTCAATCCCCTCAAACGAAGCGGTATCCAAGCTTCAGGCGATCAGCCTGACAGGAGAGGGAACCTCCATGCTGGCTTCAGGAGGGTATGAAGGTGTCGCGGCGGCAAGAGTGACCGAAGACGGAACGGGTACTCATGTTCTCGGGGTTGTGAGGGATCCGGTTTCCGGAAAAGTTCTCCTCTCAAGAGAATACACGACTTCCGGTGCGGCAAGGCACGCGATCCATCGATTTGTCGATGATGTCATCTTTCAGTTTACCGGGCTTAAGGGAATCGCGATGGCAAAAATCGCTTTCATCGGAAAAAATCCCAGGCGTGGATATGATCTCTACGCGATGGATTTTGATGGGGAAGGGTTGCATCGTCTGACCTTTGACCATGTTCTCGCCTACTCTCCGGCATGGTCATTAAAAACCCACCAGATCGCCTATGTCTCCTATCTTCACATGGACCCGCAGATTCTCGTTTACGATCTCCGGACGGGAAGAAGAACCGCTCTGGCAAGATTCCCGGGGCTCAATATCACTCCCGATTTTTCACGAGATGGCATTCATCTGGCTGTGGCGCTTTCAAAAGGCAACCGTTCACAACGGACAGAAATTTATGTAACGACCCTCAAGGACAAGACCTTCAATCGATTGACCTTTTCCAGGAGCAACAATCTCTCCCCATCATGGTCTCCATCCGGAAACCAGATCGCCTTCGTTTCCGATCGGGACGGACATCCGCAAATCTTTGTCATGGATTCGGACGGAACAAATGTCCATCGCATTACTTACAATGGTTTTTATAATGTTTCACCAGCATGGGGACCATCCGGAGATCTTGTTGCATTTGTTTGCATGAATGATCGACATCGTCCTAAGATATGCCTGACCACGCCTGATGGATCAAGGTCTATCCAGATTACCCACGGTCGGGGACAAGATGACAGTCCGGACTGGTCACCCGATGGGCGAAGCATCATTTATTCCCATCAGGTAAGAGGAAAAAGCGTCATCATGAAAATGTTTCTGGACGGTTCCCATACCCATCGCATTGGAACTTTTCCAAGGGATGTCATCACTCCCATGTGGGCTATTCCCTGA
- a CDS encoding PfkB family carbohydrate kinase: MTPSLVIVGTVALDDVKTPFGEVHNALGGSAFFAGISASYWTSVGVMAIVGSDYPSKGFETMKSRGMDVAGIEISKEPSFHWSGEYGFDLSSAKTLQTDLNCLLSFKPDISKIYPAVHTLFLANIDPEIQKKVILDLSVRPSIIALDTMNFWIENKREKLLDVLKLVDILTINEGEARMLSGESNLISAARIISAMGPQTLIIKRGEYGAMVFNRGKIFLSPAFPLESLKDPTGAGDSFAGGFLGYMASEGGKDDATLRRGIVVGSVMASFCVSEFSSGGMENLSPQTLAERLSEFSEQTDYRPVSPIMGMLGG, encoded by the coding sequence ATGACTCCTTCTTTGGTAATTGTAGGAACCGTTGCGCTTGATGATGTGAAGACACCTTTTGGAGAGGTTCACAATGCCTTGGGTGGATCGGCCTTTTTTGCCGGTATTTCAGCTTCGTACTGGACAAGTGTGGGGGTAATGGCAATCGTTGGTTCGGACTATCCGTCCAAGGGATTCGAGACCATGAAATCCCGTGGAATGGATGTCGCGGGAATCGAGATTTCTAAAGAGCCCTCTTTCCACTGGAGCGGAGAATATGGCTTCGATCTCAGCTCGGCCAAAACGCTTCAGACCGATCTGAACTGCCTGTTGAGTTTCAAGCCGGATATTTCGAAGATATACCCAGCTGTGCATACGTTGTTTCTGGCCAACATCGATCCGGAGATTCAGAAAAAGGTCATTCTGGACCTTTCTGTCCGCCCTTCGATCATTGCGCTGGACACCATGAACTTCTGGATCGAGAACAAGCGGGAGAAACTGCTGGACGTCCTCAAGCTGGTCGACATCCTGACGATCAACGAAGGGGAAGCCCGGATGCTCTCCGGAGAAAGCAACCTCATCTCGGCCGCGCGAATCATTTCGGCCATGGGTCCCCAAACGCTGATCATCAAGCGGGGAGAATATGGGGCGATGGTTTTCAATCGGGGAAAAATCTTCCTTTCACCGGCATTTCCCCTAGAATCGCTCAAAGATCCAACCGGGGCAGGGGATTCCTTTGCCGGGGGATTCCTCGGATATATGGCTTCGGAGGGCGGCAAGGACGACGCGACGCTCAGAAGGGGCATTGTCGTCGGATCTGTCATGGCATCCTTTTGCGTCTCTGAGTTCAGTTCGGGCGGAATGGAAAACCTTTCTCCCCAGACATTGGCGGAACGTCTTTCCGAATTCTCGGAACAGACTGACTATCGTCCCGTTTCACCGATTATGGGGATGCTTGGGGGATGA
- a CDS encoding tetratricopeptide repeat protein produces the protein MHIRALLSRSSLLLAGFVLTGCATSVDMSDLRARVDNDEARIHKLQSQLGSSGGDQLNSQIADMEARLDRQKARLESLRGRLDTIDHRIDQLRGQIASAPPQPAAPLSGATPVPMAPSATVPQAGSPTENAKSIYSQAMRDYQSGHFSLSQKEFSEVISRYPSSYLAGSAQFWVGQSLFYSKNYKDAIDAYNQLIQKYPESGKKADAFYKRAMAYELLGNKSQAIHYYRRILDVFPGETDLDEKAKRRIKRLE, from the coding sequence ATGCACATCCGAGCTCTTCTGTCCCGCTCCTCACTTCTTTTGGCTGGATTCGTCCTGACTGGTTGTGCGACTTCCGTTGACATGTCCGATTTAAGAGCAAGGGTGGACAATGATGAGGCCCGAATCCACAAACTACAGAGTCAGCTGGGGTCCTCAGGAGGAGACCAGCTCAATAGCCAGATTGCCGATATGGAAGCACGTCTTGATCGCCAGAAAGCAAGACTTGAGTCCCTTCGCGGCCGCCTGGATACAATCGATCACAGGATCGATCAGTTAAGGGGCCAGATCGCCTCGGCACCACCTCAACCGGCAGCGCCGCTCTCTGGGGCTACACCTGTCCCGATGGCTCCTTCAGCGACAGTTCCCCAAGCCGGATCTCCGACAGAAAACGCAAAATCCATCTACTCGCAAGCCATGAGGGATTATCAATCCGGCCATTTTTCTTTGTCTCAAAAAGAGTTTTCCGAGGTCATTTCCCGATATCCTTCATCCTATCTGGCGGGGTCAGCCCAGTTCTGGGTCGGTCAATCCCTTTTTTACTCCAAGAATTACAAGGATGCGATCGATGCCTACAACCAGCTCATTCAAAAATACCCGGAAAGCGGAAAAAAGGCCGATGCTTTCTATAAGAGGGCCATGGCCTACGAGCTGTTGGGAAACAAATCCCAGGCGATCCATTATTACAGAAGGATCCTGGATGTCTTTCCCGGCGAGACAGACCTCGATGAAAAGGCAAAAAGACGCATCAAGAGGCTCGAGTAG
- the mtnP gene encoding S-methyl-5'-thioadenosine phosphorylase, producing MVRTKKLPPVGIIGGSGLYQMAGLIVDELRVVETPWGLPSDPYMTGSVNGTPVVFLSRHGKGHRYLPSEINYRANIAGLKSLGVERVLSVSAVGSLKEEIPPGMMVVVDDFIDLTKKREMTFYGAGAVGHTGFGDPVCPQVAGSFLDATQKLGYSSHKGGTYVCIEGPSFSTKAESRLYRSWNADVIGMTNATEARLAREAGLCYATLALATDYDCWHPDHDMVTVADVLAVMHDNVEKANAILLEAIGKLPERTCNCASALKTSLVTDHSVIPEKTRKNLKFLGIL from the coding sequence TTGGTGCGGACGAAAAAGCTTCCCCCGGTCGGGATTATTGGTGGGTCCGGCCTTTACCAGATGGCTGGTCTCATCGTGGACGAGTTGCGCGTCGTCGAAACGCCATGGGGGCTCCCCTCGGATCCCTATATGACAGGGAGCGTCAATGGGACGCCTGTGGTCTTTCTCTCCAGACATGGCAAGGGCCATCGCTATCTCCCCTCGGAGATCAACTACCGGGCCAATATCGCAGGTCTGAAATCTCTCGGTGTTGAGCGGGTGCTTTCTGTTTCTGCGGTCGGTTCCCTAAAGGAGGAGATCCCGCCGGGCATGATGGTGGTGGTGGACGACTTCATCGATTTGACCAAAAAGCGCGAGATGACTTTTTATGGCGCTGGCGCTGTCGGCCATACCGGCTTTGGTGACCCGGTCTGCCCCCAGGTCGCGGGTTCTTTTCTCGATGCGACCCAAAAGCTTGGGTATTCCTCCCATAAGGGCGGGACCTATGTTTGCATCGAGGGGCCCTCTTTTTCCACCAAGGCCGAATCCCGGCTCTATCGCAGCTGGAATGCGGATGTCATCGGGATGACCAACGCAACGGAAGCCAGACTGGCAAGGGAGGCAGGACTCTGTTATGCGACTCTCGCACTGGCGACAGACTACGATTGCTGGCATCCGGATCATGACATGGTCACCGTCGCCGATGTTCTGGCCGTCATGCATGACAATGTGGAAAAGGCAAACGCCATCCTCCTTGAGGCGATCGGCAAACTTCCGGAAAGAACATGCAACTGTGCATCGGCACTGAAAACGTCCCTCGTAACGGATCATTCCGTCATACCGGAAAAAACACGTAAAAATCTCAAATTCCTGGGGATCCTTTAA
- a CDS encoding helix-turn-helix domain-containing protein, with the protein MKNEMDPLLEERERIEGEIRNLGASTIGEFLKSKRQAKDLTLDQIDLITHIGPRWTEAIEEGTWSIYPSMLYAKGHIRGYCEALGLPSEILLHYYSKELITAFPEETFHPHPVLQVNQILQDSSSSDRTGGSSGSSRLLLWLLAALVVLVAALGSLKVWMDKTAKRHAEEKAKTPAAQKPTPLQSVIPPATTTAPSQPAVGPTTPPSAATPTPQAPVQPSGQGTQNSPTPVQPPASPTSFKETTQAAPITEGSKPSTPLAAATPSPQPPSSDGKVQPDSFHKLKVTALRDTHVAIKEGDGRPRRYALSKGKSKVFRSKTVFWISTKDAGAILLSLDGHALGPPGPDNKSIQHKKVVIQN; encoded by the coding sequence ATGAAAAATGAGATGGACCCTCTTTTGGAAGAGAGGGAGCGCATTGAAGGAGAAATCCGAAACCTCGGGGCTTCTACAATTGGGGAGTTCCTGAAGTCCAAACGCCAGGCGAAAGATCTGACGCTTGACCAGATTGATCTGATCACCCATATCGGTCCCCGCTGGACGGAGGCGATTGAAGAGGGTACCTGGTCCATTTATCCGAGCATGCTTTATGCGAAGGGGCATATCCGGGGATATTGCGAAGCGCTCGGACTACCCTCCGAGATTCTTCTTCATTACTATAGCAAAGAACTGATCACCGCCTTTCCGGAGGAGACCTTTCATCCTCATCCGGTGTTGCAGGTCAATCAGATCCTTCAGGATTCCTCTTCCTCAGATCGAACTGGAGGTTCCTCCGGTTCCTCAAGACTTCTTCTCTGGCTTTTGGCAGCCCTTGTTGTCCTTGTTGCCGCTCTGGGATCACTGAAAGTCTGGATGGACAAGACTGCCAAACGCCATGCCGAAGAAAAAGCCAAAACTCCAGCAGCTCAAAAACCAACCCCCCTCCAGTCTGTCATTCCTCCAGCGACCACCACTGCGCCCTCCCAGCCAGCCGTCGGGCCAACGACTCCCCCGTCAGCGGCTACTCCGACTCCCCAGGCGCCAGTTCAGCCGTCGGGGCAAGGCACACAGAATAGTCCAACACCTGTTCAACCGCCTGCTTCGCCAACATCATTCAAGGAGACGACACAAGCGGCGCCTATAACAGAAGGATCAAAGCCTTCGACCCCGCTGGCAGCTGCCACTCCATCACCTCAGCCTCCTTCATCAGACGGGAAAGTTCAGCCGGATTCCTTCCATAAACTGAAGGTTACGGCATTACGGGATACTCATGTCGCGATCAAGGAAGGGGATGGACGGCCGAGACGGTACGCCCTGAGCAAAGGGAAATCGAAAGTGTTTCGATCGAAGACGGTCTTCTGGATTTCCACAAAGGATGCCGGAGCGATCCTCCTTTCTCTTGACGGACATGCATTGGGTCCTCCAGGACCGGACAATAAATCGATCCAGCATAAAAAAGTGGTCATTCAAAATTAG
- the mutL gene encoding DNA mismatch repair endonuclease MutL, with protein MGIIRELPISVVNKIAAGEVVERPASIVKELLENSLDAGATKVSIIVSEGGIREISISDNGSGILPEDLPKAFIRHATSKIRSYEDLFQTVSMGFRGEALAAIASVSSLDLTTKPEGDSAGSHYESVPGSDPVMRDWDGPRGTTIRISNLFKNVPVRQKFLKSPSTEFSHIQSTVLQIALAHPEVTFSLATPERQVLSLPARNSLAGRLVDVYPEFDRNELSEILIEGGELSVNAFVLTPSRIRKDRQNQHLFLNRRWVRHPAFYQAVTSAGHGLIQRDVHLGVWIFLALDPKKVDVNVHPTKKEVRFQEPDRIFALVRRAVTEGIEAFSGASPGRGTPPDPLEDSGTSLAKEQLLPKEYEVNPSRPKTDEGSPAFLGTFSGTPSEKNDGRSVSHPSPVKNAGWSPDRGSFSYRGSSGNFSGLSEKLKSLPSPGMIKPVSLDFRSDSPAKVSFLAQAYKTFLVVTINDTLALVDQHTAHERVRYDALKKMFSEGEIRTQPYLFPMIVRLSSMAISRLDSRLDELKAIGFSVEPIGPESLRVDSIPAILEGEDPQHLLEELSEASNGFECSLLRSDRLDETLMTLSCHTSIRAQQLLEKPDAERLVQTLLETDHPFSCPHGRPTILSLEKGTIESWFDRT; from the coding sequence TTGGGAATCATCAGGGAACTTCCCATCAGTGTTGTGAACAAGATCGCCGCCGGAGAGGTTGTGGAGCGACCGGCATCGATCGTGAAGGAACTTCTTGAAAACAGTCTGGATGCCGGAGCAACAAAGGTCTCCATTATCGTTTCCGAAGGGGGAATCAGGGAGATATCGATCTCCGACAATGGGTCGGGCATTCTCCCTGAGGATTTGCCAAAAGCCTTCATCAGGCATGCGACAAGCAAGATTCGTTCTTACGAAGATCTCTTCCAGACGGTTTCCATGGGATTCAGGGGGGAGGCTCTCGCGGCCATCGCCTCTGTCTCCAGTCTGGATCTGACGACAAAGCCGGAAGGGGATTCCGCCGGGTCGCACTACGAATCCGTTCCCGGCTCGGATCCCGTCATGCGAGACTGGGACGGACCAAGGGGAACAACGATCCGTATCTCGAACCTGTTCAAAAATGTTCCTGTGCGGCAGAAATTCCTGAAGTCCCCATCGACCGAGTTTTCCCATATCCAGTCAACCGTACTCCAGATCGCACTCGCCCATCCGGAAGTGACTTTTTCCCTTGCGACACCAGAGCGTCAAGTGCTTTCGCTTCCCGCCAGAAATTCCCTGGCAGGCCGACTTGTGGATGTGTATCCGGAGTTTGACCGGAACGAGCTTTCTGAGATTTTGATCGAAGGAGGGGAGCTCTCTGTCAACGCCTTTGTCCTCACTCCATCAAGAATTCGCAAGGACCGACAGAACCAACATCTTTTCCTGAACAGGCGATGGGTGCGCCATCCGGCTTTTTATCAGGCGGTCACATCGGCCGGCCATGGACTGATCCAAAGGGATGTTCATCTGGGAGTCTGGATCTTTCTGGCACTTGATCCCAAAAAAGTGGATGTCAACGTCCACCCGACCAAAAAAGAGGTCCGCTTCCAGGAGCCGGACCGGATTTTTGCGCTTGTCCGCCGCGCCGTTACGGAGGGAATAGAGGCATTTTCCGGAGCCTCTCCCGGGAGAGGCACACCACCTGATCCTTTGGAGGATTCCGGAACCTCATTGGCAAAAGAACAGCTACTCCCGAAAGAGTATGAGGTAAATCCTTCCCGTCCAAAAACAGATGAGGGCTCACCCGCATTTCTGGGGACATTTTCAGGAACACCATCTGAAAAAAACGATGGCAGGTCCGTCTCCCATCCAAGTCCCGTCAAAAACGCCGGGTGGTCACCTGACAGGGGAAGTTTTTCCTATCGCGGCTCTTCGGGGAATTTTTCAGGTCTTTCGGAGAAACTGAAATCCCTCCCGTCACCCGGAATGATCAAACCGGTCTCTCTGGACTTTCGCTCAGACTCACCCGCGAAGGTCTCCTTTCTGGCCCAGGCGTACAAAACGTTCCTGGTGGTCACCATCAATGACACCCTCGCATTGGTCGACCAGCATACGGCTCATGAGCGTGTGAGGTATGACGCCCTGAAAAAAATGTTTTCGGAGGGGGAAATCCGGACCCAGCCGTACCTCTTTCCCATGATCGTCCGTCTCTCCTCCATGGCGATCAGCCGACTCGACTCCCGACTCGATGAACTAAAGGCCATCGGGTTTTCGGTCGAGCCGATCGGTCCAGAATCTCTTAGGGTGGACTCAATCCCTGCCATACTCGAAGGGGAGGATCCCCAGCATCTTCTGGAGGAACTTTCCGAAGCCTCGAACGGTTTCGAATGTTCGCTTCTCCGCTCGGACCGGCTCGACGAGACGCTGATGACCCTCTCCTGCCATACCAGTATCAGGGCCCAGCAGCTTTTGGAAAAGCCCGATGCCGAACGTCTGGTGCAAACGCTCCTGGAGACGGATCATCCCTTCAGTTGCCCCCATGGCCGCCCCACCATCCTCTCACTCGAAAAAGGAACGATCGAAAGTTGGTTCGACCGGACTTGA
- a CDS encoding PEGA domain-containing protein, protein MSTHGPVLSKTRLMRLLFGALMIIAIGTPIGCAQAPVKLEYRPSAGMTKPHQYASSLRFGVVLFKDDRASTLMTGDRQYIGWGTNTYRTDSDVDLHVTKAFVDQFNYLGLKSTLIHHPPADFSFQTNGWVQTLRSRFPNVDVFIVGRIMNYQFQSSHTGYIEGTGSAISKDQVELDVYFINAQTGHPIWGTRIHERSMTKSQHSKPLEVAAERLDRDLQKVILGYADRSVGHLAKVFPGSIQVEASANPATVSGKTLSADQYNLQKNPIPAGKGRLVVTTTPSGAKVYIDNVFYGVTPMMLDLDPGVHLLKVKMNQYHTSRDKIGILGGTMTPWQEDLQKKF, encoded by the coding sequence ATGTCCACACACGGTCCAGTTCTTTCCAAAACAAGATTGATGCGACTCCTGTTTGGAGCCTTGATGATTATCGCGATCGGGACTCCCATCGGCTGCGCACAGGCACCGGTCAAGCTTGAATACCGTCCCAGCGCCGGCATGACAAAACCTCATCAATATGCTTCATCCCTCCGCTTCGGTGTCGTTCTCTTCAAAGATGACCGGGCCAGCACACTGATGACCGGAGACCGCCAATATATCGGTTGGGGAACGAATACTTACAGGACAGATTCGGATGTCGACCTTCATGTGACCAAGGCATTCGTTGATCAGTTCAACTACCTTGGCCTGAAATCCACACTGATCCATCATCCACCTGCGGACTTTTCTTTCCAGACGAACGGATGGGTCCAGACCCTTCGCTCCCGATTTCCGAATGTCGATGTTTTTATTGTCGGCCGAATCATGAATTACCAGTTCCAGTCCTCGCATACCGGCTATATTGAAGGAACAGGATCCGCGATCTCCAAAGACCAGGTCGAGCTCGATGTGTATTTTATCAATGCCCAGACAGGCCATCCCATTTGGGGAACCAGGATTCATGAGCGTTCAATGACCAAGAGCCAGCATTCCAAACCTCTTGAAGTTGCGGCTGAACGGCTTGACCGGGATCTCCAGAAGGTCATTCTTGGATATGCGGACCGCTCTGTGGGACATCTTGCCAAGGTCTTTCCGGGATCGATCCAGGTCGAAGCGTCGGCCAATCCCGCAACCGTATCCGGAAAAACCCTGTCGGCAGATCAGTATAATCTCCAGAAGAATCCCATCCCGGCAGGCAAGGGAAGGCTCGTGGTCACAACAACCCCTTCAGGCGCGAAGGTCTATATCGATAATGTCTTTTATGGTGTGACACCCATGATGCTTGACCTTGATCCGGGAGTCCATCTCCTGAAGGTCAAAATGAACCAGTACCATACCAGCAGGGACAAGATCGGAATTTTGGGTGGAACGATGACTCCCTGGCAGGAAGACCTCCAGAAAAAGTTCTAG
- a CDS encoding tetratricopeptide repeat protein, which yields MTHRQWAKVLLVFLPIMLDACSPSVSPRNRHLALEHYESGLRKLNQNQIQGAFWDFEFANHLDPNLGRVHYGLGHVYYKMHDFQDATNELLNARKFVRERAAANNYLGLIEFRQHSYQRAMHYFNLALSDSLYRTPERPLTNLGRTYMAMHDLDAARDHFSKAILRNNSYAPAHYYLGALFYSRGKLNQALKEYSFVIRLAPNFPKPYFEIGKIYLKLENREKALAAFQEVVRLEPDSVDGVKAMHYVKKLQ from the coding sequence ATGACTCATCGACAATGGGCAAAGGTTCTTCTGGTTTTTTTGCCCATTATGCTTGATGCCTGTTCCCCTTCGGTTTCACCGAGGAACAGGCATCTGGCGCTGGAGCACTATGAATCAGGGCTGAGAAAGCTCAATCAAAACCAGATTCAGGGTGCTTTCTGGGATTTCGAGTTTGCAAACCACCTCGATCCCAATCTTGGCCGGGTGCATTATGGACTTGGTCATGTTTACTATAAAATGCATGATTTTCAGGATGCGACCAATGAGCTTTTAAATGCCAGGAAATTTGTCCGGGAACGTGCTGCGGCGAACAACTACCTGGGACTGATCGAATTTCGTCAGCACAGCTACCAAAGGGCGATGCATTATTTCAACCTCGCATTGTCCGACAGCCTCTACCGGACACCGGAACGTCCGCTGACCAATCTTGGCCGGACCTATATGGCCATGCATGACCTCGATGCGGCAAGGGATCACTTTTCGAAGGCGATCTTGAGAAATAATTCATATGCCCCGGCTCATTATTATCTGGGAGCTCTGTTTTATTCCCGGGGAAAATTGAACCAGGCACTCAAGGAGTATTCTTTTGTCATTCGCCTTGCCCCAAACTTTCCAAAGCCGTATTTTGAAATTGGAAAGATTTACCTGAAACTTGAAAATCGGGAGAAGGCTCTTGCCGCTTTTCAGGAAGTCGTCAGACTTGAGCCGGATTCTGTCGATGGTGTCAAGGCAATGCATTACGTCAAGAAGCTTCAATAG
- a CDS encoding TonB C-terminal domain-containing protein: MIRSQTRSVGGLSPAWFYLLSLLVHLCLLLAILLFKDHRPKGFPSATTVTLVTETDVKKIPSPPVPKKSPPVPKHSEPQKAVVKTIPVHKNAVVHAQTKPHPVVHKPVPQKKRPVIHKKIRKPVKPSKPVVKKQSKVFHKSAPKKSLVKPLPTKSRVENTKPNPVKMDIQGEAFPTFLEHLLISRIKSNWFPPPNSQGLRATVRFVLLKDGSIKGDPKVITGSGSPLFDEAATMSVLRSVPFPRMPSSFRKEEEVVTVTLEATSHGDVFDGK; the protein is encoded by the coding sequence GTGATCCGTTCACAAACCCGTTCGGTTGGCGGACTCTCTCCAGCCTGGTTCTACCTTTTATCCCTGCTGGTTCATCTTTGTCTTCTGCTCGCCATACTCCTTTTTAAGGATCATCGTCCGAAGGGATTTCCTTCCGCGACGACCGTCACTCTGGTGACCGAGACCGATGTCAAAAAAATTCCCTCTCCACCCGTTCCGAAAAAGTCTCCACCGGTCCCGAAACACTCAGAGCCCCAAAAAGCCGTGGTCAAAACCATTCCGGTCCATAAAAATGCGGTTGTCCATGCACAGACAAAGCCTCATCCTGTCGTACACAAGCCAGTGCCCCAAAAAAAACGGCCGGTCATTCACAAAAAAATCCGCAAACCCGTTAAACCCAGCAAACCGGTTGTGAAAAAGCAGTCAAAGGTTTTTCACAAGAGTGCGCCCAAAAAATCTCTTGTCAAACCGCTTCCAACCAAAAGCAGGGTTGAAAATACCAAGCCCAATCCTGTTAAGATGGACATACAGGGGGAGGCATTCCCAACCTTCCTGGAACATCTGCTGATTTCCCGGATCAAGTCGAACTGGTTTCCTCCACCCAATTCCCAAGGGTTAAGAGCAACTGTCCGTTTTGTTTTATTGAAGGATGGTTCGATCAAGGGCGATCCCAAGGTGATCACCGGCTCCGGATCACCTCTCTTTGATGAAGCCGCAACAATGAGCGTCCTGAGGTCTGTGCCTTTTCCCCGGATGCCGTCCTCTTTTCGAAAAGAGGAAGAAGTGGTCACTGTCACACTTGAAGCCACATCCCATGGAGATGTTTTTGATGGAAAATAA
- the miaA gene encoding tRNA (adenosine(37)-N6)-dimethylallyltransferase MiaA, which produces MVRPDLIGFDMVVVGPTASGKTRWAISWARDNNAEIISADSRQIYKHLDIGTGKPSPEEQEGVTHHLIDVLSPEECYSAGMFRRDCLQALNEIKKRGKKAVLAGGTGLYLRTVMERFLELPVEDPDEKREFYAQCDPIPSGDLFDELKRIDRVRASEIMQNDRVRITRALWIHRLTGKPPSVIFRENSLDPVPFGPVVGLLWTPEELSGRISHRIRQMIGRGWVSEVEKLLSQGYGGHEPAFQSLGYPEILSVVRDGVDLEDAIATIEIKTRQYAKRQRTWFRHLLNVQWLTPSADSMFNPGQK; this is translated from the coding sequence TTGGTTCGACCGGACTTGATCGGTTTTGATATGGTTGTTGTTGGACCAACAGCCTCGGGAAAGACAAGGTGGGCCATTTCCTGGGCCAGGGACAATAATGCCGAGATCATCTCTGCCGATTCCCGCCAGATCTATAAGCATCTGGATATCGGAACCGGAAAGCCATCCCCGGAAGAACAGGAAGGGGTGACGCATCATCTGATCGATGTGCTTTCTCCCGAAGAATGTTATAGTGCGGGGATGTTTCGGAGAGATTGCCTCCAGGCGCTGAACGAGATTAAAAAACGGGGCAAAAAAGCGGTCCTTGCAGGCGGTACTGGTCTTTACCTGAGGACCGTCATGGAACGATTCCTCGAGTTGCCTGTTGAAGATCCGGATGAAAAAAGGGAGTTTTATGCTCAGTGTGACCCAATCCCTTCCGGTGATCTGTTTGACGAACTGAAACGTATCGACCGGGTCCGCGCATCAGAAATCATGCAAAATGACAGGGTGCGCATCACGCGGGCCCTCTGGATTCACAGACTGACGGGAAAACCTCCATCGGTCATTTTCCGTGAAAACAGTCTGGATCCGGTTCCATTCGGTCCCGTTGTCGGTCTTTTGTGGACTCCGGAAGAGCTTTCCGGGAGGATCTCTCACAGAATCCGGCAAATGATCGGGAGAGGATGGGTCTCTGAGGTCGAGAAACTTCTCTCTCAAGGATATGGTGGTCATGAGCCCGCATTCCAGAGCCTTGGGTATCCGGAGATTCTGAGCGTTGTCAGGGATGGGGTCGATCTTGAGGATGCGATTGCCACCATCGAGATCAAAACCCGACAATATGCGAAACGGCAAAGAACGTGGTTTCGCCATCTTTTGAATGTCCAATGGCTGACACCTTCCGCTGATTCGATGTTCAACCCGGGCCAAAAATAA